From one Peredibacter starrii genomic stretch:
- the rsmA gene encoding 16S rRNA (adenine(1518)-N(6)/adenine(1519)-N(6))-dimethyltransferase RsmA produces the protein MGHRFPMANKSFGQHFLNSPTVIKKITSPLPEGVDAIVEIGPGPAVLTPHLAAYKKPIFVIEMDERFVELLAPVVGADNIFRQDALLFDWKAFLEKHNFKSIWLVSNLPYNVSVPLTLSFLRIPEITHMTLMYQKEVAQKILPNDPRNAMGSLHAMCLSQFELQHVVYAPPGAFVPPPKVDSQVLGFKRKANPDIPLSDIDSFESYLRLAFGQRRKQLGGILKNDWGAEKTQTALEKAQISPQIRAEALSYAEVLKLFASSR, from the coding sequence ATGGGTCATCGTTTTCCCATGGCCAACAAAAGTTTTGGCCAGCACTTCTTAAATAGCCCGACTGTTATTAAGAAAATTACTTCTCCTCTTCCGGAAGGCGTTGATGCCATCGTGGAAATTGGACCGGGACCGGCAGTTCTTACTCCGCATCTGGCCGCTTATAAAAAACCCATCTTCGTCATTGAGATGGATGAACGTTTCGTTGAATTACTCGCACCAGTTGTTGGTGCTGATAATATTTTTCGTCAGGACGCTCTTCTCTTTGACTGGAAAGCTTTCTTAGAAAAACATAATTTTAAATCGATCTGGTTAGTTTCAAATCTTCCTTACAACGTGAGTGTGCCACTCACTCTTTCATTTCTTCGAATCCCTGAGATCACTCACATGACTCTCATGTATCAAAAAGAAGTGGCCCAGAAGATTCTTCCTAATGATCCAAGAAATGCTATGGGCTCTCTTCACGCCATGTGCTTATCGCAATTTGAACTTCAGCATGTGGTCTATGCACCTCCGGGTGCTTTCGTTCCACCTCCGAAAGTTGATTCTCAGGTTTTGGGCTTTAAACGTAAGGCCAACCCTGATATCCCTCTTTCTGACATCGACTCTTTTGAAAGCTACCTACGCCTCGCCTTTGGACAAAGACGTAAGCAATTAGGCGGCATTTTGAAGAATGATTGGGGTGCAGAGAAGACTCAAACGGCGCTTGAGAAGGCCCAAATCAGCCCACAAATCAGAGCTGAGGCCCTTAGCTATGCGGAAGTACTAAAACTCTTCGCTAGTTCACGCTGA
- a CDS encoding phospholipase D-like domain-containing protein → MKKTIFSLLLVASNLAVADEMRFLRADKDALQARVDIVQEAKKEILVEYYSVWNDDQAIGGMALLIDAAKKGIKVKVILDSLSTTVPKKTFAALLALANEGEVSKNLEIKEYNPLSFNLFKATHRDHAKMLIADGETLITGGRNIGDKYFGVNRRRNFSDLDLMAKGNVAKLARENFLTTWNSPAVKTLRLGKYSPERLAQGSCTAFKNQEECEIQRVKSNEKFESEKARILEVKEEVMTYEEGDLVVPYSGNDWFKDAYVIDDVKFMSHGAENLVSKETAYLNEDLLKAVANAKEDVNIISPYLMPTPNLMKVFADLRSKGVRIRIITNSMNSTDNLFAQAGYRELKFKLIEMGLEIYEYNGPDTIHAKTAVVDNRVVLIGTYNIDPRSAFINREIGVIINDEFQTGLANDLTHIIQGFRENSTLVGKDGVPHNLDIEMKGVSKKKRALLKVISKLLPLIRNQL, encoded by the coding sequence ATGAAAAAAACCATTTTTTCTCTCCTCTTAGTTGCCTCTAACCTCGCCGTCGCTGACGAAATGAGATTCTTAAGAGCGGATAAGGACGCCCTTCAGGCCCGGGTAGATATTGTTCAAGAAGCGAAAAAAGAAATCCTGGTTGAGTACTACTCTGTCTGGAATGACGACCAAGCAATTGGTGGAATGGCGCTTTTAATTGATGCCGCTAAAAAAGGGATCAAAGTAAAAGTCATTCTCGATTCGCTTTCAACCACTGTGCCTAAGAAAACTTTCGCCGCTCTCCTGGCCCTGGCCAATGAAGGTGAAGTTTCAAAAAATCTGGAAATCAAAGAATACAATCCTCTTAGCTTTAATCTCTTTAAGGCCACTCACCGCGATCACGCGAAAATGCTCATTGCTGATGGTGAGACACTGATTACGGGCGGAAGAAATATTGGTGATAAGTATTTCGGTGTTAACCGTCGTCGTAACTTTTCTGATCTAGATCTTATGGCGAAAGGAAATGTGGCGAAACTTGCGAGAGAAAATTTCCTCACAACTTGGAACTCTCCAGCGGTGAAAACTCTTCGTCTTGGTAAATACTCTCCTGAGCGTTTAGCACAGGGCTCATGTACTGCTTTTAAAAATCAAGAAGAGTGTGAGATCCAAAGAGTAAAATCAAATGAAAAATTTGAGAGTGAAAAAGCGCGAATTCTCGAAGTGAAAGAAGAAGTGATGACTTATGAAGAAGGCGACCTCGTGGTGCCTTATTCTGGAAACGATTGGTTTAAGGACGCTTACGTGATTGATGATGTGAAGTTCATGTCTCACGGAGCTGAGAATCTTGTTAGCAAAGAAACAGCTTACCTCAATGAAGATCTATTAAAGGCCGTGGCGAACGCCAAAGAAGATGTGAACATCATCTCCCCTTACTTAATGCCAACTCCAAATCTGATGAAGGTCTTCGCTGATCTTCGTTCAAAAGGTGTTCGCATCAGAATCATCACGAATTCGATGAACTCAACTGATAATCTTTTCGCGCAAGCGGGTTACCGTGAACTTAAGTTTAAGCTGATTGAAATGGGCCTGGAGATCTACGAGTACAATGGGCCAGATACGATTCACGCTAAAACGGCGGTAGTTGATAATCGTGTGGTCTTGATTGGAACTTACAACATTGATCCACGTTCAGCTTTCATCAATCGCGAGATCGGTGTGATCATCAATGATGAATTTCAAACAGGTCTGGCAAATGACCTTACTCATATCATCCAAGGTTTCCGCGAGAACTCGACTCTGG
- a CDS encoding tetratricopeptide repeat protein, whose protein sequence is MTKILSIVVLATLFTSCIKTADQVNREKRFDNMTEQLKDSQGLMADMVGQLKDMQKQLDRMNGKIEELEHKQSQANPETAKLTESVNLMKTQQETEAAQLLQIQNELKEQRTFIEKVTASIAAMGEKEKAPATKATKKKSARSDLEEALQLIKENKYAEARTELEALIDHDDLTPGDHNKVMHGLGKVEYYTGNSEKALVYFSKIYTKYPKASLAPSSLLFIGRSLNKLGKKDEAKQAFAKVVEDYKGTKEANEAKKEL, encoded by the coding sequence ATGACTAAGATTCTATCTATTGTTGTGCTCGCAACTCTATTCACTTCATGTATTAAAACTGCTGACCAAGTAAATCGCGAGAAGCGTTTCGATAACATGACTGAGCAACTAAAAGACTCTCAGGGTCTTATGGCCGATATGGTGGGCCAGCTTAAAGACATGCAAAAGCAATTGGACCGTATGAACGGTAAAATTGAAGAACTAGAACATAAGCAATCTCAGGCAAACCCTGAAACTGCTAAACTTACTGAATCTGTGAACCTGATGAAAACTCAGCAGGAAACAGAGGCCGCTCAACTTCTTCAGATCCAAAACGAACTGAAAGAACAGCGCACGTTCATTGAGAAAGTAACTGCCAGCATTGCGGCCATGGGAGAGAAAGAAAAAGCTCCTGCTACGAAGGCCACTAAAAAAAAAAGCGCTAGGTCGGATCTAGAGGAAGCTCTTCAACTAATTAAAGAAAATAAGTATGCCGAGGCCCGCACAGAGCTTGAAGCGCTTATTGATCACGATGATTTGACTCCAGGAGACCATAATAAGGTGATGCACGGCCTCGGTAAGGTCGAGTACTACACTGGAAACTCGGAGAAAGCGCTGGTTTATTTCAGCAAAATCTACACAAAGTATCCAAAAGCTTCCCTAGCTCCAAGTAGTTTGCTATTCATTGGCCGTTCCCTAAATAAACTGGGCAAGAAAGATGAGGCGAAACAAGCTTTCGCTAAAGTAGTCGAAGACTACAAAGGTACTAAAGAGGCCAATGAAGCCAAAAAAGAACTCTGA
- a CDS encoding arginase family protein, producing MTKPEITQSQKRFQESVGALFNENRPTSLFIKSSTDMGVVRNGGRNGARFAPQSFLSTFKKFSQDLNLKEQSFLEFEVGDEAHEKQNFHEAQLAESARIEKILKNHPGSKVCHIGGGHDHIYPLLRAYSHQFKKIVVLNIDAHADTRTDSEFHSGTPFRQFSEEFSGEFHIFQIGLHPFANSFSTLSPLNKGKSVELFKKDMTTENLNQLFKKVSEVIDEKTLVVFSLDADALNGFEVPGVSAVNPDGISRTELLDLWKRYVGLKLSHSPVLGIYELNPLYDSLAAISMRNMASFVFEGF from the coding sequence TAACGAAAATCGCCCAACTTCACTCTTTATTAAGAGCTCAACCGACATGGGTGTCGTGAGAAATGGTGGAAGGAATGGAGCAAGATTTGCTCCTCAATCTTTTCTTTCGACATTTAAGAAGTTTTCGCAGGATCTGAATTTAAAAGAACAATCGTTTCTGGAATTTGAAGTTGGTGATGAGGCCCACGAAAAACAAAACTTTCATGAGGCGCAACTGGCGGAATCAGCACGCATCGAAAAGATCCTAAAAAATCACCCGGGTTCAAAAGTATGTCACATTGGCGGAGGTCATGATCATATCTACCCCCTTCTTCGTGCTTATTCTCATCAATTTAAGAAGATTGTTGTCCTTAATATAGACGCACACGCAGATACTCGCACGGACTCGGAATTTCACTCGGGAACGCCCTTCCGTCAGTTCTCGGAAGAATTTAGTGGTGAGTTTCATATTTTCCAAATTGGGCTTCATCCGTTCGCCAATTCTTTCTCTACGCTTTCTCCTTTAAATAAAGGAAAGAGTGTCGAGCTTTTTAAGAAAGACATGACAACAGAGAATTTAAATCAGCTCTTCAAAAAAGTCAGTGAAGTGATCGATGAGAAGACCTTGGTGGTTTTCAGTCTTGATGCTGACGCCTTAAATGGATTTGAAGTGCCAGGTGTAAGCGCGGTGAATCCGGACGGTATCTCTCGCACTGAACTTTTAGATCTGTGGAAGAGATATGTGGGACTGAAACTCTCTCACTCTCCGGTTCTGGGAATCTATGAGCTCAATCCGCTTTATGATTCGCTGGCAGCTATTAGCATGAGAAATATGGCGAGTTTTGTTTTTGAAGGATTTTAG
- the pal gene encoding peptidoglycan-associated lipoprotein Pal: MAKIFFITILFTMRFKGEVQMFTRALFTTLMVAFLAVGCSSNKPKNNQDDAANGANGANNGLTLELNGDSDSGKAGGLKTVYFDFDSSSLEGATKAAVEANAEFLKANASVDVQIEGHCDERGGRQYNLALGERRAKAVRDHLVALGVESKRLSTISYGNERPVAEGSDESAWGKNRRANFVVTAK, from the coding sequence ATGGCGAAAATATTTTTCATCACAATATTGTTCACTATGCGCTTCAAAGGAGAAGTTCAAATGTTCACTCGTGCTTTATTCACAACTCTTATGGTTGCTTTTCTTGCTGTTGGTTGTTCTTCTAACAAGCCAAAAAATAACCAAGACGACGCTGCTAATGGTGCTAACGGCGCTAATAACGGCCTAACTCTTGAGCTTAACGGCGATTCTGACTCTGGCAAAGCTGGCGGTCTTAAAACTGTTTACTTCGATTTCGATTCTTCAAGCCTTGAAGGCGCTACAAAAGCTGCTGTAGAAGCTAACGCTGAATTCCTTAAAGCTAACGCTTCAGTTGACGTTCAAATCGAAGGTCACTGTGACGAGCGCGGCGGCCGTCAGTACAACCTTGCTCTTGGCGAGCGTCGTGCTAAAGCTGTTCGTGATCACCTAGTTGCTCTTGGTGTTGAGTCGAAAAGACTTTCTACAATCTCTTACGGTAATGAGCGTCCAGTTGCTGAAGGTTCTGACGAATCAGCTTGGGGCAAAAACCGTCGTGCTAATTTCGTAGTAACTGCGAAATAA
- the tsaD gene encoding tRNA (adenosine(37)-N6)-threonylcarbamoyltransferase complex transferase subunit TsaD: protein MKPKKNSDPNKRIILGVETSCDDTSLCILEVTDSSSKILSLNSFNQDFLLMKWGGVVPELAARSHVKALPPLLDVTFKEAGISPEDITEVAVTTHPGLVGSLLTGINLAKTFAMMRNLPIVPVNHLFAHLEAIHLTEEVSYPYLGLLVSGGHTAFMWVKGPNEMDVLGNTLDDAAGEAFDKGGKLLGVGYPAGRIIDDLAKTGDRKKFDFPISYMRDRPGKMSFSGLKTALRVKVQSMQPEEVKAELPHLCASYQEAIVQSLRVKADEIIEKILEKKVNGFTTPIVIGGGVACNSRLKEVFKERYKNVHVVKPIYCTDNAGMVANWASRVPDLQVPFPECLSLDARSRYVEKK, encoded by the coding sequence ATGAAGCCAAAAAAGAACTCTGATCCAAATAAACGAATCATTCTAGGTGTCGAAACAAGTTGTGACGACACCTCTCTTTGTATTCTCGAAGTCACAGACTCATCTTCAAAAATTCTTTCACTAAATAGTTTCAATCAGGACTTCCTTCTCATGAAATGGGGCGGAGTTGTTCCGGAATTGGCCGCGCGTTCACACGTGAAGGCCCTGCCTCCTCTCCTTGATGTGACTTTCAAAGAGGCCGGCATTTCTCCAGAAGATATTACGGAAGTGGCGGTGACCACTCATCCAGGTCTGGTTGGATCACTCCTTACTGGAATTAATCTCGCTAAAACTTTTGCGATGATGAGAAACCTTCCGATCGTTCCGGTGAATCATTTGTTCGCGCATCTTGAAGCGATTCATTTAACTGAAGAAGTTTCATATCCATATCTAGGTCTTCTCGTGAGTGGCGGTCATACTGCTTTCATGTGGGTCAAAGGTCCGAATGAAATGGATGTGCTTGGTAATACTCTTGATGATGCTGCCGGTGAGGCCTTCGATAAAGGCGGAAAACTTCTAGGTGTGGGTTATCCAGCAGGTAGAATCATTGATGATCTGGCAAAAACCGGTGACAGAAAGAAATTCGATTTCCCGATTAGCTATATGAGAGATCGTCCAGGTAAGATGAGCTTCTCAGGTCTTAAGACCGCTCTTCGCGTGAAAGTGCAAAGCATGCAACCAGAAGAAGTGAAAGCTGAACTTCCTCACCTGTGTGCCAGCTACCAGGAAGCGATTGTTCAGTCTCTTCGTGTGAAAGCGGATGAGATCATCGAAAAAATCTTAGAGAAAAAAGTGAATGGTTTCACAACTCCGATCGTGATTGGTGGTGGTGTTGCCTGTAATTCACGTTTGAAAGAAGTGTTTAAAGAGCGCTATAAAAACGTGCACGTGGTGAAACCCATTTATTGCACAGACAACGCAGGCATGGTGGCCAATTGGGCAAGCCGTGTTCCTGATTTACAAGTTCCGTTTCCTGAATGTCTTTCGCTTGATGCACGCTCGCGCTATGTGGAGAAAAAATAA
- a CDS encoding DUF4398 domain-containing protein encodes MRVSLLFVLLLLGACGLTTTRPKTEMSLAQAAFMAAKEAGADIHASNLFRKAEDYYLKAKSAYRRKYFNKAQEYALLSKKYSEQAEYSAVRKKALEGNAE; translated from the coding sequence ATGAGAGTTTCTCTCCTTTTTGTTTTATTACTTTTGGGTGCGTGTGGTTTAACTACCACACGCCCTAAAACTGAAATGAGTCTCGCCCAGGCCGCGTTCATGGCCGCTAAAGAAGCAGGCGCAGACATCCACGCTTCCAATCTATTCCGTAAAGCTGAAGATTATTACCTGAAGGCCAAGTCTGCTTATCGCAGAAAGTATTTCAATAAGGCCCAGGAATATGCCCTTCTTTCTAAAAAATACTCAGAGCAAGCCGAATACTCGGCCGTCAGAAAAAAAGCCCTCGAAGGTAATGCCGAATAA